The genomic interval CACGATCGCCGCCGGGTCGTTCGTCGCGATCGCATCCACGCCGAGCGAGACGACATCGGACACGGACCCGGGATCGTCGACGACCCAGACGCCGACCCCGATACCGTCCCGATGGGCCCGCGCGCACAGACCGGGCCCGGCCTCGATGGCGGCGGCCGTCGAGGGAAGCACGAACGTGTGCCCGTGATCGATCGCGAGCGCGAGCGCATCGTCGAGCGGGAACGAGCCGACGACGAGCAACCCGGTGGCGATCTCGGGCATCGCCCGCCTCGCGTGACCGATCGACGCCGGGTTGAACGATGAGACGAGGACCGGACCGGCGAACCCCGACGCCAGCTCGCCGAGCGTGGCGTCCACCGAGGGCTCCCCGTCCGGGATGTAATCCGGATCGCCGGGGAGGTTCTTGATCTCGATATCGGCCCCGGCTCGCCCGTCGAGCAGATCGAGTGCTTCCCGCAGGGTCGGGACCTCGGCGGCGTCTTGCGGACTCCCGGCTCGCAGACGCTTGAGCTCGGCGAGGTCCATGTTCCGAACGAGCCCGTGGCCGTCGGTGGTCCGTGCCACCGACGCGTCGTGCAGCACGACCGGCACCCCGTCCCGCGTCAGGCGGACGTCGAACTCGACGATCTCGGCCCCCGCCCCGATCGCTGCCTCGAAGGCAGGGAGCGTGTTCTCCGGATGCGTGGATGAGGCGCCGCGGTGGGCCACGACGAGTGGGCGGGAACCGGATCGCACGAAGTTGAATCCCGATTCAGTCTTGCGCATCGACCTTTTCCCAGGTTATAGTCCCCGCCAACCTGAGCTCCGCTGATGGGCGCAGCCCTGACCTGAATAGACATTCAAGACACCGGTCATCGAGGAACCCGACGGAGGTCACGGGAAGGATGGAGTGGCTCGAGCAGGCGCTATGCATCGACGAGGATCCCGAGCTGTTCTTTCCCGTCGGCACGACGGGCCCGGCGATCGGCCAGATCGCCGACGCCAAGCAGGTGTGCTTCCGGTGCCCGGTGCGAGCGACCTGCCTCGACTGGGCCCTCGACACCGCTCAGGACGCCGGCGTGTGGGGCGGCCTCGATGAGGAGGAGCGCCGAACGATCCGCCGGGCGCGCCGGCGCGAGGCGCGGCGGCTCGCCGAACTCGCAGCGACGGGCTGAGCGACCGGGCCCACGCACCCCGGGTACCGCTCGACGGCGCGCGGTCACGCTTGGCTCGAGGGGCAGAGGTCCTCGATCACGCACTCGCCGCACCGGGGCTTGCGCGCGACACACGTCGTGCGTCCGTGATCGATCAGCTTGTAGGTGAACGTGAACCACTGTTCCTTCGGGAGCAGGCGCATCAGGTCCTGTTCGATCTTCACGGGGTCCTTGTGCTCGGTGAACCCCAAACGTTGTGACAGACGCCGTACGTGAGTGTCGACGGCGATCCCCTCGACCTTCCCGTAGCTGTTGCCGAGGACGATGTTCGCCGTCTTCCGTGCCACACCGGGGAGGGTGAGCAGCTCCTCCATCGTGTCGGGGACACGCCCGCCGTACTCCTCGACGATGCGTCGCGAAGCGCCACGGATCGACCTCGTCTTCTGGTTGAAGAATCCCGTGGGCTTGATGTCCGCGGCGAGTTCGCTCTCGGGGACCCTCAGGTAGTCCTCCGCGCTGCGGTACTTCACGAACAGGGTCTCGGTGACCGCATTCACGCGCTCGTCGGTGCACTGCGCGGACAGGATCGTCGCCACGAGCATCTCCAGCGGGTTCGACGCGCGCAGCGCGACCGTCGCCTCCGGGTATTCCTCCGTCAGCCGTTCGATGATCACCGGTACGCGGTGCTCCACCGGGCTGTGCCGATCGAGTCGAGCGGATCCTTTCCCGGGCACAGCGCTCCTCTCATGCTCCGGCGCGCGGTTCCGGCTGCCGAGTTCGCGCGCGCGGAGGAAGCCTACCCGTCGTGCGGTCCGGTCCGGCGCCCGCGGTCGACCGACGTTCTACCCCGACGCTGGGATCAGCGCGAGCCGGAGGCGCCGGCCGGCTGCGAACGACCGCCATCGCGCCTGTTCGAACACGTGCACTCCCCCGCGACCCTGCACCGTCCAGGTCTCCCCGTCTCCGACGATCGCGGTCTCCTCGTCGATCGCGACGAGGCGCTCCCCCAGAGCGATCGTCCCGGTGATCGCGGCCGTCATCCCCGGCACGTACCCGTCGAGGGCATCCCAGTGGGGGCCGATCACGGCAGCGTCCGCGAACCCCAGCCCCGGCCGCCACAGCTCCGGGCCCAGGCCCGAGACGGCCGTGTCGGGAGCGCGCTCGGGCAGGGCTGCGGCGCCGGCGCTGCATCCCGCGATCGCGGTTCCGCTCGTGAACCGTTCGAGCAGCGCCGCCCACCACGCGGTGTCCCGGAGGGTGGACGCCAGGTAGGCGGGGTTTCCTCCCGAGAGGAAGACGAGCGAAGCGCGATCGAGCGCCGATACGAGCTCCGAGCGGTCCGCGTCCTCCCGCGTGCGCAGCGGAACCACCTCGGCCGGTACACCGAGCGAGGAGTAGTGCTCCACACCGCGGTCGCCCCAGCTTCCGAAGACGGCGTCCCCCTCGGGCGCACTCGCCGTCGGCACGATGAGCACGCGGTCGCCGCCGGTCGCCGCGTCCAGGAGCGTTCGATCGACCGGCTCGGTCCACGGGAGGAACTCGCCCGAGCCGAGGAGGGCGACCGGTCCGGGGCTCACGCCGTCCCGCCGAGCGAGGCGGGTCGCAGCTCGGCATCGAGGCGGGATCCGAGCTCGGCCGCGACCTCCAACAGGCGGTCGAGATGCTCCGCTTCGGTGCGGAAGTTGACGATGCAGGCGCGGAGCCAGAAGCGATCGCCCAGAACGGCGTTCGAGCAGTACGCACGTCCGTCACGCTGCAGGTCGGACATGATCCGTTCGTTGAGCTCACTCAGGTAGGCATCACGGACGCCGGTGTCCGCCGGTCCGCGCGTCAGATCCGGCGGGACGTACCGGAAGCAACAGATCGACAACGAGACGGGCGTGGCGAGCTCGAACATGTCGCTCGCCTCGACGAGGGCACCCAGGTAGCGCGCGAGCTCGGCGTCGTGGGAGATCCGGCGGGCATAGGCGTCTCGTCCGTGCGCGAGCAACGACACCCAGACCTTCAGCGCCCAGAAGCCGCGGCTGAACTGGGGCCCCATCCGTGCGAAGTCGATCCCCGCGCCGGTGCGTTCCTTGTCCTGTCGCACATACGACGCGTCGACCGCGAACGACGCCCCGAGCAACCCCTCGTCACGCAGCAGCACGCAGCCGCCCGAGTGGGGCGTGTACAGCCACTTGTGCGGATCGAACGCGATCGAGTCCGCGCGTTCGATGCCGGCGAACACCGGGCGCAGGTCGTCGGCGAGGACTGCGGGTCCTCCGTACGCCGCGTCCACGTGGAACCACAGATCCTCGGCGGCGCACAGGTCCGCGAGCTCGTCGAGCGGATCCACCGCGCCGGTGGCGACGGTGCCCGCCGAACCCACGATCGCGATCGGGCGCACGCCGTCGTTCCGGTCGGTGGCGATCGCCGAGCTGAGCGCGTCCGTATCGACCCGGTACCGGTCATCGACCGGGATCGAGCGCATCGCGTCCCACCCGAGCCCGAGCATGTCCGATGCCCGCTGGCTGACGACGTGGGTCTCGCTCGACAGGTACATCGCCAGGGGTGGCCGGCCGGGCCCGCCCACCCCCTCGCGGCGCACGTCCCAGCCCGCCTTGGCATCGCGCGCCGCCTTCAGCGCCACGAAGTTCGCCATCGCCCCGCCCGACACGAGCAGTCCCCCGGCCCCCTCCGGAAGCCCGAACACCCCGGTGAGCCAGTGGATCAGCTGCCGCTCGATCTCGGTCGCGGACGGGGAGAGCAGCCAGCCTCCGACGTTCATATTCACGCCCGCGGCGAGCAGGTCCGCCACCGCGCCGGGCACGGTCCCCGCCCCCGTCACGTACGCCATGAACCCGGGATGGCCCGCGTACACCGACCATTCGAGCACCGCCGCCCGCAGGAAGGCGAGCAGCTCCTCGTCGGGCATCGGGTCGTCGGGAACCTCCATCGCCATCGCCGCCCGGACCTCGTCCGCGGTGTGGCCCCGCGAGATCGGCAGGGACGGCAACCGTTCGAGGTACTCGCGCCAGATGCCGACCGCCTGATCCGCGAACGCCTCGGCCCGTTCGGCATCCCAGTCCAGGTCCGCAACCCGCCCCGGCGGCGTCGGTGAGGCGGCCGGGCTCACACCGGATCCTTACGAGCGGCGAGGCGGAAGTATTCGCCGTCTTGCGAGTCGAAGAGGACCCGCCGGCCGAGCATCGCGGTCATCGGCTCGACCTGACTGACGTGCTGCTCGACGGCGCGCACCTTGCGCTCGAGCGCGTCAGGAGACAGCCGAAGCTCGATCTCGAGGTCGGAGGCGGGCGTCACGGGCGGCGTTCCCGGTTCCATGAAGATCCTGTCGACGGCGGAGGATGCGTCCTCGGTCGGGAGGGTTCCATCGTGCATGTCGAGCCACCGATGGTCGGTTACCCCCAGGATCTCGAGGCAGCGGAGCAACTCGCCCTCGCGGATCCGTCCCATGCGGTCGGAAGGCCAGCGCTCTTCGTCGAAGGACCCTTCCTCACCTCGTGTCGCGGTCACGCAGACGACGCGTTCACCCGCGTCCACGGCCGAGGCCATGAGGCCGGCGGACAGATACGTCTCGTCGTCGGGATGTGCCCACACTCCCAGGTTCCGTTCCGTACTCCCCGGTCATCTGCCCGCCCCCTCGTGCGATCGGTCTCGGGCCGTTCGAGCCCGTGGCATCGGGGATGCTAGTGCGTCCGAGCCGTGGGGAGCCGCGAGGTCAGGCGCCGCCGGGTTCGGTGAACCGCTTGCCGCGGAACGTGGGGTAGGAGGCTTCGGTGTGGTGCCAGCACCGATCGGTCGCGTTGTACTGCGAGAGGCGGGTCGTGCAGGAGGATTCGGCGCAGACGCGCCCGTCGACGCCCTTCGGCTTGGACGGCGGTGGCAGCTTCTGGGGGCGGGTTCCCTTCACGGGCGGTCCTCCTCGCCCGTGATTCGCCGCGCGACAACCTCCGGTTCGGGGAGGCGACGCCAGGGTACATGCGCGTCAGTCGGCGGAGGGATCGGGGTGGAGGATCGTGTCGATCCGAGCCCGGAGCGACGCAGGGACCTGCGAGGGACCGGCGCACTTGCCGGCGATCAGCACCTTCAGCCGGCGCTGGAAATCGGCTCGACCCGAACACGGGGGGCAGTCCTCGAGATGGACCTCGAGCTGGACGATGCTGTCCGACGCGAGCTCCCCGTCGAGGTAGGCCTCGATCTCCCGCAGTGCCTGTTCGCAATCAGTCATCGACGATCCCGCGCTCCTTGGCTGTCTCCCACAACGCCTTCTCCAAGGCCTTTCTTCCCCGATGCAGGCGCGACATCACCGTGCCGATCGGGATCCCGAGCATCTCCGCGGCCTCCTTGTAGGAGAAGCCCTCCACGTCGACCAGGAGCACCGCGAGGCGGAACCCCTCCGGCAGCGCCTCGAGGGCGGCCTGCACGTCCTCGTCGGGCATGGCCTCGAGCACCTCGGCCTCGGCCGACGCCTCCGTGGACCGTGCAGCGAGGCGGTCGTAGAGGTACCAGTCCTCGACGTCCTCGTCGCTCTGCACCGTCTGCGGCTCGCGCTGCTTCTTCCGGTAGGTGTTGATGAACGTGTTCGTGAGGATCCGGTAGAGCCAGGCCTTGAGGTTCGTTCCCTCGGTGAATCCGGAGAAGCCCCGGTATGCGCGGAGCATCGTCTCCTGTACGAGGTCCTCGGCATCGGCCGGGTTCCGGGTCATCCGCAAGGCCGAGGAGTACAGGTTCGGCAGCAACGGCGTGACGTCGCGCTCGAAACGCGCGGTCAGCGCCGCCTCGTCGATCGCGTCGGTCTTGGTCGTTTCGCCCACCGGCCCAGTATCGCCGATGCCCCGCGCATGTCACCCGGGCGCCTGCGACCCATCGTCGGATCCGTGCTGGGGGCGGGTCCCGGCCACCGTCAGGTCGAACCGGCCGCGGAACCGTTCGAGGAACCGATAGAAGTTGCGCTTCGAGAGCTGGTCCCGACGCTCGGGCGGCGTCGCAGCCCACATCCGGTGCTCGTGCCGGCGCACCGGCACGGGAACGACGACGGCACGCCGGCCCGTGTCCTTCACCCGGAACGAGTAGTCGATGTCACAGCTGCGATAGAAGCGGAACCGCTCGTCGAGCGGACCGGCCTCCGCCAGCATCGAGCGATGCACGGCGAACAGGTAGCCCTCGATCGCGTCGACATCGGGACCGGTCTGCGGATCCGAGACCTCGTGGAACTCGTGCAGATCCTCCGTCACGATCCCGAACGGTCCACAGATCCCTATGCCCGGATCGGCGAGAGCGTCGATCAAGGGACCCAGCACGTCTCCCGTCGCCTCCACCGATCCGTCGAGCACGAGCACGACCTCACCGCGTGAGGTGCGCAACCCCGCGTTGCGAGCGGTCGCCCACCCGGTTCCTTCCACGAGCCGGATCGTCTCCACGTCGGCGGGCCACACCGACGGGTCGGTTCCGGCGACGTCAACGACGACCTGCTGAACACGCCGTGCCGGCTCGAACCGCCGCACGCTCTCGATCCCGCGCAGGACGTCCTCCGGCCAACCCTCCACGAGCCAGTGCACCGAGGCGTCGACGGTCGTGGGCTCGGACAACACCGATGCGATGTCCTCGGGGCGTCGCGGGGGGTCGGGCGTCGGAGCGACTCCGGCGGCTGATTCCAGTCGGGTGCCCTCCGGGGTGTCGACGACCCGCCAGCCGAGCGCCCCGAGCTCGTCCCGCAACCGATCGGCCTCCGCGAACTCCTTCGCCGCGCGATGTTCATCCCTGCGTCGCGCGAGCTCGAGGGCCGCCGCCGGAGGGGACGCGCCGGCGTCCTCAGGCATCGTCGTGGCTCCGGAGGAACGCGAGAACGAGCGCGTCCGATCGATCGGCCTGTTCCGAGTGGTACACGTGCCCCGCCCCTTCGAGGGTTTCGAGCCGCGCACCGGGGATCCGCTCGGCGAGCAGCCGCGCGTTCCTGGGATCGATCATGCGATCCTGCGCGCCGTGCAGCACGAGCGTCGGAGCGTGGATCGATCCGAGCCGGTCGAAGCTGTCGAAGGTCTGGATCGCCTCCCACTGTCGGCGACGGGCGACCGGCTCCTGCCCGGTCCCCGAGGCAAGGTCGCCGGCAACATGCTCGGGGTGCGCCTCCGGGAAGCCCGGCGCGTACAGCGTGATCCAGGGCCGGTCATTCGGTGCCGTCCGTCGGTTGGCGGGCACCGGGACGAGGTGCGCACGCCCCCCATGGGTCGCCGCGAGCACGAGCGCGCGAACACGGCCGGGATGGTTCAGAGCGAACTCCTGCGCGATCATGCCGCCGAACGACTGCCCGTACAGGTGCGCGCGCTCGATCCCGAGCTCGTCGAGGAGCGCGAGGGTGTCGTCGACGAAGGTCTCGATGCCCATCGGGACGTCCTCCGGAACGGTGCCGAGCAACGAGCGTCCGTTCCCGCGGAGGTCCCACGCGACGACGCGATGATCGACGGCCAGGTGGGGAACGTTGCGCCGCCAGCCCGCGATGTCGCCGCCCATACCCTCGAGCAACACCAGCGCGGAACGATCCGTCGGACCGTGCAGCTCGTGGTACAGGCGGGCGCCGTCGGGACGATCGAGGAACGGCACCCGGTCAGGCGATCGTGTCGTTCGTCGCGGAACGGACGCGTTCCGCAAGCACTTCGAGCGTCCTGATGGCCATCGTCGGATGCTGCCGCAGCAACCCGCGGAAGACCCACTCAGAGATCGCCGCCGTCCGCCCGTCCGAGGTCGCGATGACGCTCGCCGAACGAGGCCCGCGATCGAGCAGCGCGATCTCTCCGAAGAAATCTCCCGGGCCGAGCCTCGCGCGTGACAGACCGCCGATCGTCACGTCGGCCGTTCCCTCGAGGAGGACGAACAGCCCGACACCGGCGTCGCCTTCGCGTGCGAGGACCTTCCCATCGCGGTGGGACGAAACGTTCGCCGCGTTCGCGATGACGCCGATCTCGCGCTTGCTGAGGGCGCCGAACAGGGGGACGTTACCGAGCTTTTTCGCGAGGTCGCGATCGGCCATCTCGACTCCCCTCCTGGACGGGTTGTGCGTGCGAGCGCCGAGCGAATCCTACCCCGGGGGCTGCACGAGGGGTCGTCGACGCGCCACCAACGCGAACGGGCGACCCGTGAGGGGTCGCCCGTCGATCTCGTCGCGGGGACAGGATTTGAACCTGTGACCTCTGGGTTATGAGCCCAGCGAGCTACCAGACTGCTCCACCCCGCAGACCGAGGATAGCAAAGGCTCCTCCGCCGGCCGACGGTTAGGAGAAAGGGCACGGTGAAACCTCCCCCAGATCCCGCTCCCGGGGTCCGGAGCTCCGATCCAGGCCGCATCAAGTGTGGGATAGGGTGTCGCACGACAGAAGGCACCGACTGCGCTGCAGGGGTCGTCACGACGTGGGGATGGAGGATCTCGGGTGAGCGAGGGAACAGCTGGCGCCGCCGAAAAGGCCGTGTTCGACCAGCGGCTCGCGATGCTGCTCGCGATGGCGATGTTCGTGCTCGTCGTCGATACCTCGTTGATGAACGTGTCGATCGCGGCCGTGGTTCGCGACCTGGGCACGACCGTCAGCGGCGTCCAGTCGGCGATCGCGCTCGAGGCACTCGTCTCGGCGGCGTTCATCCTGATCGGCAGCAAGGTCGGCGACCTCATCGGCCGTAAGAGGGCGTACGTTCTCGGTCTGATCGCGTACGCCATCGGTGGGCTGGCGATGACGCTCGCTCAGGACGTGACCGCGATCATCGTCTTCTGGGCCGTGATCGGTGGGCTCGGTGCCTCGTTGCTGCTGCCCGCGATGCAATCCCTCATCCACGGGAACTTCGAAGGGCCGGCCCAGAAGCGGGTCTATGCCATGGTCGGTGCCTCGGCAGCGATCGCAGCGGCGGTCGGCCCCCTGCTCGGTGGCTTCATCACCACGTTCCTCTCGTGGCGCGTCGGGTTCCTGCTCGAAGTCGTGATCATCGCGGTCGTGCTCTCCGGGATCGGTCGCGTGCACGACGTTCCGTTCACAGGACTTCGGCGCATCGACGGGATCGGCGCAGTCCTCTCCGTGCTCGGCATGGGCGGCCTCGTTCTGGGCATCCTCGTGTGGCAGGAAGGCGGGGAGTCGGTCGCAGCACTCGTGGTGACCGGCGCGGTGGCATTGGGATCGTTCGGCTACTGGCTCGTCCGTCGCAAGCGTGTCGGTGAGCCGGCGTTGATCGACCCGGATCTGTTCAGATCGAAGATGTTCCGGTTGGGGGTCACCGGGCAGATGCTCCAGCAGATCGCGCTTGGCGGCGCGATGATCGCGATACCGATCTTCCTGCAGATGGTGCTCGAGTACAACGCGATGCAGACAGGTCTATCGATGGCTCCGCTCTCGCTCACGATGTTCGGGGTGGCACTGCTCGCCGGCAAGAGGTCTGGAGCACGGCGTCCGAGCAGCATCATCCGATCGGGCTTCGCGCTCCTTTCGATCGGCATCGTGTTGCTGATCGCGATCGTGCCTCGAGGCGTGTCAGGCTGGTCCCTTCTGGTCCCGTTGGTGATCGCCGGTGCCGGACTGGGCCTGCTGGTCTCCCAGCTCAACAACTACTCCTTGTCCCCGATCGATGAGGAGCGGGTGAGCGAGGCCGCAGGCGTGAACTCGGCGGGCGGCTCGTTCGGGCTCTCGTTTGGCCTGGCGTTCGCAGGAGCCATCATGCTGGGGACCCTCGCATTCACCTTCACGAACATGGCGGAGTCGAGCGACGTGTTCTCTCCCGCCGATCAGCAGCGCGTCGCGGACGGTCTCGAGGAGGACGCACAGATCTTAAGCAACACACAACTCGAGGAACTCCTCGTCGGTCAGCCCCAGGACGTCCAGACCGAGATCGTCCGGATCAACACGGACGCACGCCCGATCGCACTCCAGGTGGCGCTCCTCGTTCCGCTCCTGGCCGCGCTCCTCGGGTTGGCCAACGGGTTCCGGATGATGCGACTGCCCGATCCTTCGTCGTCGAACTCCGGCGAAGGCATGGCCTTGGGCTGACGCACGCTTTGACCGCGACTTCACACCGGCCCGGCGTCACCTGCAGGCGAACGACCCACGGTCGCGGAACACCCGATCGGTCGGTAGCCCGACCCACTCGTAGTCGTAGCCGCTCTCGTGCAGGGTCATCTGCAGCACCCCGAACGCCTTGTTCTGGACCGCCAGCAGGTTGGCCGGCCGCGGCTTCTTGCCCAGGGGATAGAGCGAGCGACCGCCGGTGCCGATCGTGAACTGACGGATGCCGTCCACATCGCGTGTACCGCTTGCCGACTGTGGCGCCCAGCGGTGATAGATGTGGTTGTGACCCGCGAGCATCACGTCCACGCCGGCTCCGTCCATCAGCCTCCACATGTCGAAGTACATCTCGTTCTCCGAACCACCGTTCGGTCGCGGGTCGTTCGGGTCGACGAACTTTTGCCACTGTCGCCAGTCGAACGTCGGATGATGCTGGAACGCCAAGGTGCATGCCGCATCGTCATTGGCGGCGAGGTCGTCCGCGAGCCACTCGTATTGAGGTGTGCCCGGACCGCAGCCCGGGTCGTCGCGGCAGATGTCGGAGTTCAGCGACACGATGTGCCAGGCGCCAACGTCGAGCGAGTAGTAGCCCTCGGGCCCATGTGCGCTGTCGCCGAAATAGTCGAAGTACCCTTGCGCACCCTCGGTGCCGTATTCGTGGTTCCCGGGCGTCGGCAGCGTGATGGAGTTCAGATGTCCGAACTGGAGGTCGTAGACCCGCTCGAACTCCGCCAGCTTGCCGTTGTTGTACTGGAGATCCCCCAGGGCGAGAAATGCGTCGGGCGCGAGGCCGGTGATCAGCCTCGCCACCTCGTCCGATCGGCAGGCTCCCTCGCCATCGCTCTGGCTGAACGACTGGCACGCGATGTCACCGACCGCTGTGATCACCGGATCGGCCTGGGGAGGCGCTGCGGCGCCCGATGTGGCGGGCCCGGCCAACGTTCCCCCGCCGATCAGCAGGATGGCCAGGGCGAGCATCACGCGACGGCCGGAACGCAGGGCCATACCGGACTCCTTGGGGGCGATGGTGTCGCGGAGTCAAGCACTGTCACGGGGACGATGGCAATAGGCCTGACGGCTGGCCAAGGTCACGGACCACGTCCGGGGCGGAGTTCGTTCTGCCCGAACTCCTATCCCCTCTCGCCCGTCAGGGACGGTCCCAGTCGAGCATCACGGTCTGAGGATCGTCGCGATCCACCTTCACGGGTAGGGTCGAACCGACGACCATCCGGGCGACGTGCGGCTCGGGGATCAACGCCATGTGCGTGACGACATACGGATCGCGTCCGGGGAGGTCAACCGTCATCGTGACCTGGAAGACCTTGTTGTCGGCCACTTCGAGCGCGGTGAGCTGACACCCGCTCAACACGGCGGTCCCGTCGATCCCGGTCGCGCGGAACCGGGTTCGTGCCCGCTCGATCTCGGCGGCGTCGGGGATCCCTCCGACCCCGGCCCCTCCCCCGAGCGTGAGCATCGGGCCCGGCTCGGCCGCGTCGGCGCCGGCCGCGGACGGCGATCCGGCGGTCGCTGACGTGGCGGCTGCGCGGGTGAGCTCCCATTCGATCGCCACCAGGGTCGGGTCGGTCGGGTCGACCTTGATCGGGAGCGGGGTCCCGCTCGTCAGGGTTCCGAGCAGCATCAGGGGGACGTACTCCTTGCGCGTCGTCGTGTGCGTTCCCTTTCCGGGGACGTCGTAGCGAAGCTCCAGCTCGATCTGCGGCTGGTCGTTCATCGACATCCCGGTCTGACGCATCGAGACGATCGCCGCACGGCTCGCGATGCCGGTCGTCCGGATCTGCTGCGCGCGCTCGTAGGTCAGGGACGCGGAGCGACCCCACGCGAACAAGCCGATGCCCGTGAGCACCAGGATCCCGGCGGTGATCAGCATCGAGGTCCGCGCCTCGGGGATCGAGAGTCCGATCGCGGCCACGAAGGCGGCGATCGCGAACTCGAACAGCGCCGTGTAACGGAGCCACTTCGCCGGACGCTTGCTCCAGGTCATCCCCGCCGACATCGCCGTCCCTCCCGTTCGACGACCAAGGCTACCCCGAGGCCGCGCTCCGCTCACGTTCCTTCGGGGGACGGTCCGGATCCGTGTACCTAGAGCAGACCCTCGACCACCAGCCCCGCGAAGCCGGCGGCCAGGACCACCGCAACCACCCCGACGTGGAACCGGCGCATCGCGACGAACGCCGCGACCGCGACGGCGACCGCGAACGGATCGACGCTCGACACCACGGGGATCGGAACCGGACCCCGAACGAGATCCACGGCTCGCACGCGATCGAACAGGGTCGTGAACGCGAAGGTCAGGGCGAGGCTCGCGATCACCCCGACGACCACGGCG from Actinomycetota bacterium carries:
- a CDS encoding glycerophosphodiester phosphodiesterase, whose protein sequence is MRKTESGFNFVRSGSRPLVVAHRGASSTHPENTLPAFEAAIGAGAEIVEFDVRLTRDGVPVVLHDASVARTTDGHGLVRNMDLAELKRLRAGSPQDAAEVPTLREALDLLDGRAGADIEIKNLPGDPDYIPDGEPSVDATLGELASGFAGPVLVSSFNPASIGHARRAMPEIATGLLVVGSFPLDDALALAIDHGHTFVLPSTAAAIEAGPGLCARAHRDGIGVGVWVVDDPGSVSDVVSLGVDAIATNDPAAIVRALDRAERA
- a CDS encoding WhiB family transcriptional regulator; translation: MEWLEQALCIDEDPELFFPVGTTGPAIGQIADAKQVCFRCPVRATCLDWALDTAQDAGVWGGLDEEERRTIRRARRREARRLAELAATG
- the nth gene encoding endonuclease III, with translation MEHRVPVIIERLTEEYPEATVALRASNPLEMLVATILSAQCTDERVNAVTETLFVKYRSAEDYLRVPESELAADIKPTGFFNQKTRSIRGASRRIVEEYGGRVPDTMEELLTLPGVARKTANIVLGNSYGKVEGIAVDTHVRRLSQRLGFTEHKDPVKIEQDLMRLLPKEQWFTFTYKLIDHGRTTCVARKPRCGECVIEDLCPSSQA
- a CDS encoding Type 1 glutamine amidotransferase-like domain-containing protein, encoding MSPGPVALLGSGEFLPWTEPVDRTLLDAATGGDRVLIVPTASAPEGDAVFGSWGDRGVEHYSSLGVPAEVVPLRTREDADRSELVSALDRASLVFLSGGNPAYLASTLRDTAWWAALLERFTSGTAIAGCSAGAAALPERAPDTAVSGLGPELWRPGLGFADAAVIGPHWDALDGYVPGMTAAITGTIALGERLVAIDEETAIVGDGETWTVQGRGGVHVFEQARWRSFAAGRRLRLALIPASG
- a CDS encoding pyridoxal-dependent decarboxylase, with translation MSPAASPTPPGRVADLDWDAERAEAFADQAVGIWREYLERLPSLPISRGHTADEVRAAMAMEVPDDPMPDEELLAFLRAAVLEWSVYAGHPGFMAYVTGAGTVPGAVADLLAAGVNMNVGGWLLSPSATEIERQLIHWLTGVFGLPEGAGGLLVSGGAMANFVALKAARDAKAGWDVRREGVGGPGRPPLAMYLSSETHVVSQRASDMLGLGWDAMRSIPVDDRYRVDTDALSSAIATDRNDGVRPIAIVGSAGTVATGAVDPLDELADLCAAEDLWFHVDAAYGGPAVLADDLRPVFAGIERADSIAFDPHKWLYTPHSGGCVLLRDEGLLGASFAVDASYVRQDKERTGAGIDFARMGPQFSRGFWALKVWVSLLAHGRDAYARRISHDAELARYLGALVEASDMFELATPVSLSICCFRYVPPDLTRGPADTGVRDAYLSELNERIMSDLQRDGRAYCSNAVLGDRFWLRACIVNFRTEAEHLDRLLEVAAELGSRLDAELRPASLGGTA
- a CDS encoding PIG-L family deacetylase is translated as MWAHPDDETYLSAGLMASAVDAGERVVCVTATRGEEGSFDEERWPSDRMGRIREGELLRCLEILGVTDHRWLDMHDGTLPTEDASSAVDRIFMEPGTPPVTPASDLEIELRLSPDALERKVRAVEQHVSQVEPMTAMLGRRVLFDSQDGEYFRLAARKDPV
- the rsrA gene encoding mycothiol system anti-sigma-R factor; this encodes MTDCEQALREIEAYLDGELASDSIVQLEVHLEDCPPCSGRADFQRRLKVLIAGKCAGPSQVPASLRARIDTILHPDPSAD
- a CDS encoding sigma-70 family RNA polymerase sigma factor — translated: MGETTKTDAIDEAALTARFERDVTPLLPNLYSSALRMTRNPADAEDLVQETMLRAYRGFSGFTEGTNLKAWLYRILTNTFINTYRKKQREPQTVQSDEDVEDWYLYDRLAARSTEASAEAEVLEAMPDEDVQAALEALPEGFRLAVLLVDVEGFSYKEAAEMLGIPIGTVMSRLHRGRKALEKALWETAKERGIVDD
- a CDS encoding glycosyltransferase yields the protein MPEDAGASPPAAALELARRRDEHRAAKEFAEADRLRDELGALGWRVVDTPEGTRLESAAGVAPTPDPPRRPEDIASVLSEPTTVDASVHWLVEGWPEDVLRGIESVRRFEPARRVQQVVVDVAGTDPSVWPADVETIRLVEGTGWATARNAGLRTSRGEVVLVLDGSVEATGDVLGPLIDALADPGIGICGPFGIVTEDLHEFHEVSDPQTGPDVDAIEGYLFAVHRSMLAEAGPLDERFRFYRSCDIDYSFRVKDTGRRAVVVPVPVRRHEHRMWAATPPERRDQLSKRNFYRFLERFRGRFDLTVAGTRPQHGSDDGSQAPG
- a CDS encoding alpha/beta fold hydrolase, coding for MPFLDRPDGARLYHELHGPTDRSALVLLEGMGGDIAGWRRNVPHLAVDHRVVAWDLRGNGRSLLGTVPEDVPMGIETFVDDTLALLDELGIERAHLYGQSFGGMIAQEFALNHPGRVRALVLAATHGGRAHLVPVPANRRTAPNDRPWITLYAPGFPEAHPEHVAGDLASGTGQEPVARRRQWEAIQTFDSFDRLGSIHAPTLVLHGAQDRMIDPRNARLLAERIPGARLETLEGAGHVYHSEQADRSDALVLAFLRSHDDA
- a CDS encoding cyclic nucleotide-binding domain-containing protein, translated to MADRDLAKKLGNVPLFGALSKREIGVIANAANVSSHRDGKVLAREGDAGVGLFVLLEGTADVTIGGLSRARLGPGDFFGEIALLDRGPRSASVIATSDGRTAAISEWVFRGLLRQHPTMAIRTLEVLAERVRSATNDTIA